A single window of Micrococcaceae bacterium Sec5.1 DNA harbors:
- a CDS encoding RNA-binding S4 domain-containing protein, whose translation MSNPEIEEIPIRDDMIRLGQLLKLANLVEDGVEATELIKNGLVKVNDEIDDRRGRQLHAGDTVTVNGQTVRITTA comes from the coding sequence ATGAGCAACCCGGAAATCGAAGAGATCCCCATCCGCGACGACATGATCCGCCTCGGCCAGCTGCTGAAGCTCGCCAACCTCGTGGAGGACGGCGTTGAAGCTACGGAGCTCATCAAGAACGGCTTGGTCAAGGTCAACGACGAAATCGACGACCGCCGCGGCCGCCAACTCCACGCCGGAGATACCGTTACCGTCAACGGCCAGACCGTCCGGATCACCACCGCCTGA
- a CDS encoding GNAT family N-acetyltransferase — MALEYREWKEGDDLALLEIWGGPETLPAEQFRAALAPSSNEPWRRCIVAEDVVDGVRIPVAAGVVHEASLHPERLWAYIEVAKDHRRNGVGATLLTMLRREAGNSPSGVSKLRSKVEPGTPGAAFAEAAGLGPIQRSQLVVVEPEPLKLPRFGDGSEEAASERVEDLATGSVELSEVVGSYYSAVHHWDSPGELSIATVQRLFLHDLTGAHGAIVLRAPKASAFGGGVPASRKGKIQAFAISYAQGNSEEPSDVFLGHDPKLSVDDAEAAVRDLLALIAYQHPVLLEVDESMTALRGVLAPLLDSGKAHVRGADTLIVSD; from the coding sequence GTGGCTTTGGAATACCGCGAGTGGAAGGAAGGCGACGACCTCGCCCTCCTGGAAATTTGGGGCGGCCCTGAGACGCTGCCCGCAGAACAGTTCCGTGCTGCTTTGGCGCCTTCGAGCAACGAGCCTTGGCGCCGCTGCATCGTCGCCGAGGACGTCGTTGACGGCGTTCGCATCCCCGTCGCCGCAGGCGTAGTTCACGAAGCTTCGCTGCACCCGGAACGTCTCTGGGCTTACATCGAGGTTGCCAAGGACCATCGCCGGAACGGCGTTGGGGCCACCCTGCTGACCATGCTGCGCCGCGAAGCCGGGAACTCGCCGTCGGGCGTTTCCAAGCTCCGAAGCAAAGTGGAGCCGGGCACGCCGGGCGCCGCTTTCGCAGAGGCGGCCGGTCTTGGACCCATCCAGCGTTCCCAGTTGGTGGTGGTGGAGCCCGAGCCGCTGAAGCTCCCGCGGTTCGGCGATGGTTCCGAGGAAGCTGCGTCTGAGCGCGTGGAGGACCTCGCCACCGGATCCGTGGAACTCAGCGAAGTGGTGGGCAGCTACTACTCGGCCGTCCATCACTGGGACAGCCCGGGTGAGCTCAGCATTGCCACGGTGCAGCGGCTCTTCCTGCACGATCTCACGGGGGCGCATGGGGCCATCGTGCTGCGTGCACCGAAGGCAAGCGCCTTTGGTGGGGGAGTGCCGGCCAGCCGAAAAGGCAAGATCCAGGCCTTCGCCATCAGCTACGCCCAGGGCAACTCCGAAGAACCCTCGGATGTCTTCCTGGGTCACGATCCGAAGCTGTCCGTCGACGACGCAGAGGCTGCTGTTCGGGACCTGCTGGCGCTCATCGCCTACCAGCACCCGGTGCTGTTGGAAGTGGACGAATCGATGACGGCCCTGCGCGGTGTCCTGGCTCCCTTGCTGGACTCGGGCAAGGCCCACGTTCGCGGTGCTGACACCCTGATCGTGAGCGACTGA
- a CDS encoding FAD-binding oxidoreductase, with protein MNGTALDGLRDQLRGQLITPEDPEYDSARAVFNAMVDKRPAGIVRVAQVADVIAGVNFARENSMPLAIRGGGHSAPGFGTADDALVLDFVNRTGVRVDPETATARAEGGTTWADFNHATHAFGLATTGGIVGSTGVAGLTLGGGIGYLARKYGLSCDNLISADVVTADGKFLVASEDQNEDLFWALRGGGGNFGVVTSFEFKLHPVDMVHAGVILYSAEHTDTVARFYRDYIANAPEEFGAFLGFHQGPPVPFLPEEWHGKPVCVVVGMWTGDMGEGEARWQPFLDAAPVAGSLVAPMPYPALNVAFDALNQKGMQGYWKANFLPELSDGAIQAHAEHGATVTSVNTAVHVYPIDGAVSRVGVHDTAFAHRDMKFAPVIAAQWMEPTDNEANIAWARGYAAALAPHSALGGYINFMDTEDQNRVTDNYGPNWDRLVEVKSKYDPGNLFHVNQNIKPA; from the coding sequence ATGAACGGTACGGCCTTGGACGGGCTGCGGGATCAGCTGCGTGGACAGCTCATCACTCCTGAAGACCCTGAATATGATTCGGCACGGGCAGTCTTTAACGCCATGGTCGACAAACGTCCGGCGGGAATCGTCCGGGTGGCCCAGGTAGCGGATGTGATCGCGGGGGTGAACTTCGCACGGGAGAATTCCATGCCTCTGGCCATTCGGGGCGGCGGACACAGTGCCCCTGGATTTGGAACAGCGGATGACGCCCTGGTGCTGGACTTCGTCAACCGAACGGGGGTCCGGGTGGACCCGGAGACCGCCACTGCGCGGGCCGAAGGTGGAACCACATGGGCTGACTTCAACCACGCAACCCACGCCTTCGGACTGGCGACCACTGGCGGGATCGTCGGTTCCACGGGAGTGGCCGGACTTACCCTGGGAGGCGGCATAGGTTATCTGGCCCGCAAGTACGGTCTCTCCTGTGACAACCTCATTTCCGCCGATGTGGTCACGGCGGATGGAAAGTTCCTGGTGGCCAGCGAAGACCAAAACGAGGACCTGTTCTGGGCGCTCCGGGGTGGTGGCGGCAACTTTGGCGTGGTGACCTCGTTCGAGTTCAAACTCCATCCCGTTGATATGGTCCATGCCGGAGTCATTCTCTACAGCGCAGAACATACGGACACCGTTGCCCGGTTCTACCGTGATTACATCGCGAACGCGCCGGAAGAGTTTGGCGCCTTTCTGGGCTTCCACCAAGGCCCGCCAGTCCCGTTCCTTCCCGAAGAGTGGCACGGCAAGCCTGTCTGTGTGGTGGTGGGGATGTGGACAGGGGACATGGGAGAAGGCGAAGCACGGTGGCAGCCCTTCCTGGACGCCGCTCCTGTTGCCGGCTCGCTGGTAGCTCCTATGCCTTACCCAGCCCTGAACGTGGCTTTCGACGCCCTGAACCAGAAAGGAATGCAGGGCTACTGGAAAGCGAACTTCCTCCCCGAGCTCAGTGATGGCGCCATCCAAGCTCACGCTGAACACGGCGCGACGGTCACCAGCGTCAATACGGCCGTGCACGTTTACCCGATCGACGGCGCCGTCTCACGCGTGGGTGTCCACGACACAGCTTTTGCGCACCGGGACATGAAGTTCGCGCCGGTCATTGCCGCGCAATGGATGGAACCTACGGACAACGAAGCCAACATCGCCTGGGCGCGAGGCTATGCGGCGGCCCTTGCACCGCACTCGGCGCTGGGCGGGTACATCAACTTCATGGACACCGAAGACCAGAACCGGGTCACTGACAATTATGGCCCCAACTGGGATCGTCTGGTGGAGGTCAAGAGCAAGTACGATCCCGGCAACCTTTTCCATGTGAACCAGAACATCAAACCCGCCTGA
- a CDS encoding SGNH/GDSL hydrolase family protein codes for MESVSDVNSLVKPGDPVQTHPWSRYVALGDSFTEGIGDPEPQNPGGFRGWADRVAEELGRGHEDFAYANLAIRGRLLQQIVDEQVGPCLELQPDLVSISAGGNDLIRPGGDPDLLAEKLDAAVQELASSGATVVLFNGPDTASSVLGRIRGKVAIYNENLRTVAARHDAIIADMWSLRQLADPRMWDEDRLHFSPLGHHTIAMMVLEALNVQHTLEPLVPKPLPVRTWREARSSDLVWAREYFVPWVIRRLRHRSSGDGITPKRPTAGPVFGPNGTMLPRG; via the coding sequence ATGGAAAGCGTGAGTGACGTCAATTCATTGGTGAAGCCGGGCGACCCGGTCCAAACTCACCCTTGGAGCCGTTACGTGGCACTGGGGGATTCGTTCACGGAAGGCATCGGCGATCCCGAGCCGCAGAATCCCGGCGGCTTCCGCGGGTGGGCTGACCGTGTAGCGGAAGAACTGGGCCGCGGCCACGAAGATTTTGCCTACGCCAACCTTGCCATCCGTGGGCGGTTACTGCAGCAGATCGTGGATGAACAAGTTGGTCCTTGCTTGGAACTCCAGCCGGACCTCGTCTCGATTTCGGCAGGCGGCAACGACCTCATCCGGCCCGGCGGCGACCCGGACCTTTTGGCGGAGAAGCTGGATGCTGCCGTTCAGGAACTGGCCTCCAGTGGTGCCACCGTGGTGTTGTTCAACGGACCGGACACCGCGTCCTCCGTTTTGGGCCGCATCCGTGGCAAGGTGGCCATCTACAACGAAAACCTCAGGACAGTGGCTGCACGGCACGACGCCATCATCGCCGATATGTGGTCCCTGAGGCAGTTGGCCGATCCCCGGATGTGGGACGAAGACCGCCTGCACTTCTCACCGCTGGGACACCACACCATCGCGATGATGGTCCTGGAAGCGCTGAACGTCCAGCACACCCTCGAACCCCTGGTGCCTAAGCCCCTGCCGGTTCGCACCTGGCGTGAGGCCCGTTCCTCGGATCTGGTGTGGGCCCGCGAGTACTTTGTTCCCTGGGTTATCCGCAGGTTGCGGCATCGATCCTCCGGCGATGGCATTACCCCAAAGCGCCCGACGGCGGGACCGGTCTTCGGTCCTAACGGCACCATGCTGCCGCGAGGCTAA
- a CDS encoding YibE/F family protein — translation MGHGHSHGHGHSESSEPTPQAIASRKRANWLLAAVLVPLGVLTVIAMMVMWPSGSRDGISFASPYQAAPGVTFDTGKIQSVVQESCTQTGQSTQGQTDTGQTGQPGAGQPGAGQPGGSDCTFAFTQPDKGGEPVKVVINPDVAKSHGVDVGDSIRYLNLSGVQGASQGNGSPSYVFVDFVRTLPIALLAVLYAVVVIAVARWRGFRALLGLVGAYAVLVGFILPGLVEGKPPLMLALVGSTVIMIGVLYFAHGFSARTSTALLGTIFGLGITALLAAWATDAANLAGVGDHNAATLINMSDKISISGIILCGLIISGLGVLNDVTITQSAAVWELYELAPNTSARKLFSSAMRIGRDHIASTVYTIAFAYAGAALPILIIVMLYDRPLAEALTSAELSEEVIRTLVGSIGLVLAIPVTTLIAVLVVKATGVKGATPAPALSVNPDDVDDTGTLAAAAAVVGSGRMERPDDGGSSRAVGKPARPGSRRAQREAERRGDEAGAGGSVSRPVQ, via the coding sequence ATGGGTCACGGACACTCCCACGGTCACGGTCATTCTGAAAGTTCCGAGCCAACCCCGCAGGCAATTGCATCCCGGAAGCGCGCCAACTGGCTCCTGGCTGCCGTGCTGGTTCCGCTTGGTGTGCTCACTGTTATCGCCATGATGGTGATGTGGCCCTCAGGCAGCCGGGACGGAATCTCCTTCGCGAGTCCGTACCAGGCTGCCCCGGGAGTGACCTTTGACACCGGAAAGATCCAGAGCGTGGTGCAGGAAAGCTGCACCCAAACCGGACAATCCACGCAGGGACAAACAGATACCGGTCAAACGGGCCAACCCGGTGCGGGCCAACCCGGTGCAGGCCAGCCCGGCGGATCCGATTGCACCTTTGCCTTCACCCAGCCGGACAAGGGCGGGGAACCAGTCAAGGTAGTGATCAACCCCGACGTCGCCAAGTCCCACGGGGTGGATGTGGGGGACTCGATCCGCTATCTGAATCTCTCCGGTGTCCAGGGCGCATCGCAAGGCAACGGCTCGCCGTCGTACGTTTTTGTGGATTTCGTGCGGACCCTGCCCATTGCCCTGCTGGCCGTGCTCTATGCGGTGGTAGTGATCGCTGTGGCGCGCTGGCGCGGCTTCCGGGCGCTCCTTGGTTTGGTTGGCGCTTATGCCGTGCTGGTCGGCTTCATCCTGCCGGGACTTGTGGAGGGGAAGCCGCCCCTCATGCTGGCTTTGGTGGGCTCCACGGTGATCATGATCGGGGTCCTGTACTTCGCCCACGGATTCTCGGCGAGGACGTCCACGGCACTGCTCGGAACCATCTTCGGGTTGGGCATTACAGCGCTCTTGGCGGCGTGGGCCACCGATGCTGCCAACCTTGCGGGCGTCGGTGACCATAACGCTGCCACGCTGATTAATATGTCGGACAAGATTTCAATCTCCGGCATCATCTTGTGCGGCCTGATCATCTCAGGCCTCGGCGTCCTCAACGACGTCACCATTACCCAATCCGCTGCCGTGTGGGAACTTTACGAACTGGCCCCGAACACCAGTGCCCGCAAGCTGTTTTCGTCGGCAATGCGGATTGGCCGGGACCACATCGCCTCCACTGTTTACACGATTGCCTTCGCCTACGCTGGCGCCGCCCTCCCGATCCTCATCATCGTGATGCTTTACGACCGCCCACTTGCAGAGGCCTTGACCAGTGCGGAGTTGTCCGAAGAAGTCATCCGCACACTGGTGGGCTCCATCGGCCTGGTGCTCGCCATCCCGGTTACCACGCTGATTGCCGTCCTGGTGGTCAAGGCCACAGGCGTGAAGGGTGCCACCCCGGCGCCGGCTCTGTCCGTGAATCCGGACGACGTGGACGATACTGGTACCCTCGCTGCCGCGGCCGCCGTCGTGGGTTCTGGCCGAATGGAAAGGCCCGACGACGGCGGGTCCTCCCGCGCGGTCGGCAAGCCTGCCCGTCCGGGGAGTCGCCGTGCCCAGCGTGAGGCGGAGCGCCGCGGAGACGAAGCCGGTGCGGGCGGCTCCGTCTCACGCCCGGTGCAATGA
- a CDS encoding winged helix DNA-binding domain-containing protein, which yields MHADISLTPENVVDFRLRRQQLRAPYGESIDNVLRNLLAVQSQEFPYARWSLAQRTPGTTADEVEQAVADGRILRTHILRPTWHFVHREDLGWLMGLSADRLHQGNKGMYRQTGLDEHAAARSGDILAEAVAGGAHKTREELAAVLEQAGFPGKGLGLVYHLMHAEISKILVSGAPVRSAGGALKQTYALFQERVSATGNVPLIGDDREWALGQLALRYFTSRGPATIKDCAAWSGLTMKDVRLGLQVAEESLPGALATVAIDGLDFCLPAEDVEPISATQPADDGPRLPRVDLIQCYDEYVMGYSQSRHYLGGRAPYFPEGDAPIHVVLLEGRLSGWWRHGFSGGICELDVRVNRPFTTAEQQALEAEAERYGRFLGMKAKLV from the coding sequence ATGCACGCTGACATTTCACTGACGCCAGAAAATGTTGTGGATTTCAGGCTTCGGCGACAACAGTTGCGGGCTCCCTACGGTGAAAGCATTGATAACGTGCTGCGAAACCTCCTTGCCGTGCAGTCGCAGGAATTTCCCTATGCAAGGTGGAGCCTCGCCCAGCGAACGCCGGGTACCACTGCCGATGAGGTGGAGCAGGCGGTGGCTGACGGCAGGATCCTCCGGACACATATCCTGCGGCCAACGTGGCATTTTGTGCATCGTGAGGACCTCGGCTGGTTGATGGGGTTATCTGCGGATCGCCTTCATCAAGGCAACAAAGGCATGTACAGGCAGACCGGACTTGATGAGCACGCCGCTGCCAGGAGCGGAGACATCCTTGCCGAAGCCGTGGCCGGTGGAGCCCACAAAACCCGCGAAGAATTAGCCGCGGTACTGGAACAGGCGGGTTTCCCCGGGAAAGGACTTGGCCTCGTTTACCACCTCATGCACGCAGAGATCAGCAAAATCTTGGTGAGCGGTGCGCCGGTCCGTTCTGCAGGAGGTGCACTGAAACAGACATACGCCTTGTTCCAGGAACGTGTGTCCGCCACGGGCAACGTGCCCTTGATTGGGGACGACCGCGAATGGGCTTTGGGTCAGCTGGCGCTGCGATACTTCACCAGCCGGGGGCCTGCCACCATCAAGGACTGTGCCGCCTGGTCCGGACTGACCATGAAGGATGTGCGGCTTGGCTTGCAGGTAGCTGAAGAGTCCCTTCCGGGCGCCTTGGCAACTGTGGCGATTGACGGCCTGGACTTCTGCTTGCCAGCAGAAGACGTCGAACCCATTTCAGCGACTCAGCCAGCTGACGATGGGCCGCGGCTCCCCCGGGTCGATCTCATCCAGTGCTACGACGAGTACGTGATGGGCTATTCCCAGTCGAGGCACTACCTCGGCGGAAGGGCTCCCTATTTCCCGGAGGGCGATGCTCCCATTCACGTCGTGTTGCTGGAGGGCAGGCTGTCCGGATGGTGGCGCCACGGCTTCTCCGGTGGGATCTGCGAACTCGACGTCAGAGTAAATCGACCCTTCACAACAGCGGAACAACAAGCGTTGGAGGCCGAGGCGGAACGCTACGGAAGGTTCCTGGGCATGAAGGCAAAGCTGGTGTGA
- a CDS encoding phospholipase encodes MTEAVAFPAPVVLWSHDEAEREGKPLLLLLHGYGSNEDDLFSLAGLLPEGFVVASLRAPMPMGPGFTWFPLTASIEYSLEAVKLAAEYALEWLDTVKANHSSVTLLGFSMGMAMATTMLRYRPADFAAVVGLSGFVVDAGDDPAFRDAELDGTLPMFWGRDQQDPVITPDKIEYTMGWVRNHVDLTKVLYTGMWHGINQQEIGHVGEFLTHKVLSTA; translated from the coding sequence ATGACTGAAGCCGTTGCATTCCCCGCGCCCGTTGTCCTGTGGTCCCATGACGAAGCTGAGCGGGAGGGCAAACCGCTTCTGCTGCTGTTGCACGGCTACGGCTCCAATGAGGACGATCTCTTCAGCCTTGCCGGCCTGCTGCCCGAGGGATTTGTGGTGGCTTCCTTGCGGGCGCCAATGCCCATGGGCCCCGGCTTCACGTGGTTCCCGCTCACCGCATCAATTGAGTACTCCCTGGAAGCAGTAAAGCTTGCCGCTGAGTATGCCCTTGAATGGTTGGACACGGTCAAAGCCAATCATTCTTCGGTGACACTGCTTGGCTTCTCCATGGGCATGGCAATGGCGACCACCATGCTCCGCTACCGTCCCGCGGACTTCGCTGCCGTCGTCGGGCTTTCAGGTTTTGTGGTGGACGCTGGCGATGACCCTGCCTTCCGCGATGCGGAACTGGACGGCACCTTGCCGATGTTCTGGGGCCGCGACCAGCAGGACCCCGTTATTACTCCGGACAAGATCGAGTACACCATGGGATGGGTGCGCAACCATGTGGACCTCACCAAGGTGCTCTACACCGGCATGTGGCATGGCATCAACCAGCAGGAGATCGGCCACGTGGGCGAATTCCTGACCCACAAGGTGCTCTCCACCGCGTAG
- a CDS encoding DMT family transporter encodes MGSVPQPSLRSTLPLAIGLPVAVATGLVIPLQGRINGALGARLNDGIAAAVVSFTTGLVLIAAISVATPKGRAGLRRIVPAVRNRSFPRFYVMAGGIGALFVFAQSFTIGLLGVALFTVAAVTGQTLSGLLVDRMGIGPGGKRSITGVRILGSVLTVAAVAWAVSPRFGGNTDIASLVLPVLLPLAAGFLMSFQQAMNGTATVHYGTPVAATLVNFIAGAVILWIAWLIKLSVAGAGNPLPGEWWFYLGGPMGCLFIGLAALLVRSLGVLVTGLGMIAGQLVGSLVLDVVIPSPGAVVALPTVLGTVLTLAAIIVATLPWPRGAFVRKVPGKGR; translated from the coding sequence GTGGGGTCAGTGCCGCAGCCTTCTCTCCGTTCAACCCTTCCGCTCGCCATTGGCCTCCCTGTTGCAGTAGCAACTGGCTTGGTCATTCCGCTTCAAGGAAGGATCAACGGGGCGCTCGGAGCCCGGTTGAACGATGGCATCGCTGCCGCCGTGGTGAGCTTCACCACAGGCCTCGTGCTCATCGCTGCCATTTCCGTTGCCACGCCCAAAGGCAGGGCAGGCCTTCGGCGCATCGTCCCGGCAGTCCGCAACCGGAGCTTTCCCCGCTTCTACGTCATGGCCGGCGGGATCGGCGCTCTCTTCGTCTTTGCCCAGTCCTTCACCATCGGCCTGTTGGGTGTGGCCTTGTTCACCGTTGCTGCGGTTACGGGACAGACCCTCAGCGGACTCCTCGTGGACCGCATGGGCATCGGTCCCGGCGGCAAACGGTCCATTACCGGAGTGCGGATCCTGGGCAGTGTGCTGACGGTCGCCGCCGTTGCCTGGGCTGTGTCCCCTCGGTTCGGGGGCAATACCGATATCGCCTCGCTGGTGTTGCCCGTCCTGCTGCCTCTGGCGGCGGGCTTCCTCATGAGTTTCCAGCAAGCCATGAACGGAACCGCCACTGTTCACTACGGGACGCCTGTGGCCGCCACGTTGGTCAACTTCATTGCCGGTGCCGTCATTCTCTGGATCGCTTGGCTTATCAAGCTTTCCGTGGCAGGCGCGGGCAACCCGCTTCCGGGTGAATGGTGGTTCTACCTGGGCGGCCCCATGGGCTGCCTTTTCATTGGGCTTGCAGCGCTTTTGGTCCGAAGCCTTGGCGTGCTGGTCACCGGTCTGGGCATGATTGCCGGCCAGTTGGTGGGTTCCTTAGTACTCGACGTCGTGATCCCCAGTCCCGGCGCGGTGGTCGCCTTGCCCACGGTGTTGGGTACGGTGCTGACGCTCGCCGCGATCATCGTGGCCACGTTGCCCTGGCCCCGGGGAGCATTCGTACGAAAGGTCCCGGGCAAAGGCCGGTAG
- a CDS encoding glycine--tRNA ligase, with protein sequence MAAKSVLDQVISLSKRRGFVFQAGEIYGGSRSAWDYGPLGAELKENIKRQWWQSMVRGREDVVGLDSSVILPRQVWEASGHVEVFSDPLVECLSCHKRYRADHLEEEYEEKKGRPAENGLKDIACANCGTRGQWTEPQEFSGLLKTFLGPVANDEGMHYLRPETAQGIFVNFNNVLTTSRKKPPFGIGQIGKSFRNEITPGNFIFRTREFEQMEMEFFVEPGTDEEWHQYWMKERMSWYTSLGIREENLRFFEHPLEKLSHYSKGTTDIEYRFGFQGSEWGELEGIANRTDFDLSTHAKASGTDLSYFNQATNERYTPYVIEPAAGLTRSFMAFLIDAYTEDEAPNAKGGVDVRTVLKLDPRLAPVKAAVLPLSRNEDLSPMAKALGTQLRKNWNIDFDDAGAIGRRYRRQDEIGTPFCITVDFDTLEDQAVTIRERDTMSQERVSLDKVEAYLAARLIGA encoded by the coding sequence ATGGCAGCAAAATCCGTCCTTGACCAGGTCATTTCCCTCTCCAAGCGGAGGGGCTTTGTCTTCCAGGCCGGTGAAATCTATGGTGGCTCCCGTTCGGCGTGGGATTACGGACCCCTTGGTGCGGAACTGAAGGAAAACATCAAGCGCCAGTGGTGGCAGAGCATGGTCCGCGGCCGCGAAGACGTCGTAGGCCTGGACTCCTCGGTCATCCTTCCCCGCCAGGTCTGGGAAGCCTCCGGCCACGTTGAGGTCTTCTCGGACCCCCTGGTGGAATGCCTGTCCTGCCACAAGCGCTACCGTGCTGACCACCTCGAGGAAGAGTACGAGGAAAAGAAGGGCCGTCCCGCCGAAAACGGCCTGAAGGACATTGCCTGCGCCAACTGTGGCACCCGTGGCCAGTGGACCGAACCGCAGGAATTCTCCGGCCTCCTGAAGACCTTCCTTGGCCCGGTGGCCAACGATGAAGGCATGCACTACCTGCGCCCGGAAACGGCCCAGGGCATCTTCGTGAACTTCAACAACGTCCTCACGACGTCCCGGAAGAAGCCGCCGTTCGGCATTGGCCAGATCGGCAAGTCCTTCCGCAACGAAATCACACCGGGCAACTTCATCTTCCGTACCCGTGAGTTCGAACAGATGGAGATGGAATTCTTCGTCGAGCCCGGCACCGATGAGGAATGGCACCAATACTGGATGAAGGAACGCATGTCCTGGTACACCAGCCTGGGCATCCGGGAAGAAAACCTCCGGTTCTTCGAGCACCCGCTTGAGAAGCTGAGCCACTACTCCAAGGGCACCACGGACATCGAGTACCGCTTCGGTTTCCAAGGCTCCGAGTGGGGCGAGCTCGAGGGCATCGCGAACCGCACGGACTTCGACCTCTCCACGCACGCCAAGGCCTCCGGTACGGACCTGAGCTACTTCAACCAGGCCACCAACGAGCGCTACACCCCGTACGTGATCGAGCCCGCTGCCGGTTTGACCCGCTCCTTCATGGCCTTCCTGATTGACGCCTACACCGAAGACGAGGCACCCAACGCCAAGGGCGGCGTCGACGTCCGTACCGTCCTGAAGCTGGATCCGCGGCTTGCCCCGGTCAAGGCAGCTGTCCTGCCGCTGAGCCGCAACGAGGACCTGTCCCCGATGGCAAAGGCGCTGGGCACCCAGCTGCGCAAGAACTGGAACATCGACTTCGACGACGCCGGCGCCATCGGCCGCCGCTACCGTCGCCAGGATGAGATCGGTACTCCGTTCTGCATCACCGTGGACTTCGATACCCTCGAAGACCAGGCCGTGACCATCCGTGAGCGCGACACCATGAGCCAGGAGCGCGTGTCGCTGGACAAGGTTGAGGCTTACCTGGCAGCACGACTGATCGGCGCCTAA
- a CDS encoding ABC transporter ATP-binding protein: MGITGVPAVHAVGLHKSFGEVRAVRGLDLTVQQGEVVAFLGPNGAGKTTTIDMILGLSTPDQGEVSIFGHSPRGAIARGQVAAVMQTGGLLRDITVRETVQLTAAMFDSSRPVEEALTRAGILDIANRKVEKCSGGQQQRLRFAMALVSDPGLLILDEPTTGMDVAGRRDFWAAIRADASRGRTVIFATHYLEEADAYADRIVLVRQGTVVADGTAAQIKNLASGRTVKASLPAADRHLLAGLPPADTVDYDGGRLTVRTGDSDAVVRYLLNSTAAHDLEVVANNLEEAFVALTGDGTESETTEPALEGDRA, from the coding sequence ATGGGAATCACGGGAGTGCCGGCAGTCCACGCCGTCGGACTGCACAAGAGCTTCGGGGAGGTCCGTGCCGTCCGTGGCTTGGATCTGACCGTGCAACAAGGGGAAGTGGTGGCATTCCTGGGGCCCAATGGTGCAGGCAAGACCACCACCATCGACATGATCCTCGGTCTTAGCACCCCCGACCAAGGTGAGGTTTCGATTTTCGGCCACTCGCCCCGCGGCGCCATCGCCCGAGGGCAAGTGGCCGCCGTCATGCAGACCGGCGGATTGCTTCGGGACATCACTGTTCGGGAAACCGTGCAGTTAACCGCAGCAATGTTTGACTCCTCCCGACCTGTGGAGGAGGCGCTGACTCGTGCCGGCATCCTGGATATCGCCAACCGCAAGGTGGAGAAATGCTCGGGCGGCCAGCAGCAGCGCCTGCGGTTTGCCATGGCCCTGGTGTCGGATCCCGGACTGCTGATCCTGGACGAACCGACCACGGGCATGGACGTCGCTGGCCGCCGCGATTTTTGGGCCGCTATCAGGGCGGACGCCTCGCGGGGCCGCACCGTAATCTTCGCCACCCACTACCTTGAGGAAGCGGACGCTTACGCGGATCGGATCGTCTTGGTCCGTCAAGGCACCGTAGTTGCCGATGGCACGGCGGCCCAGATCAAGAACCTTGCCTCCGGCCGCACTGTCAAGGCTTCCTTGCCAGCCGCTGACCGGCATCTTCTGGCGGGACTCCCACCAGCGGACACCGTTGACTACGACGGCGGAAGGCTCACCGTACGCACGGGGGACTCGGACGCGGTAGTCCGCTACCTGCTGAACAGCACTGCAGCACACGATCTGGAAGTCGTGGCCAACAACCTTGAGGAGGCCTTCGTGGCGCTCACAGGGGATGGAACAGAATCAGAAACCACTGAACCCGCACTCGAAGGAGACCGGGCATGA